One Deltaproteobacteria bacterium genomic window, TCCGCTCACGGGCCGAGTGCTAGTCTCCTTCCCCGGACAACCACCGAAACGGAGGCATACCCATGATCATCGATCTCGATTCACACTTGCGCGAAGGCTACTTCATGGACGAGGTGTACAGGCTCGACGAGCCGTTCGCTCAGTTCACGCCGAGGAAGGCCAACGACCAGGGCAGGAGCCACGGTACGCGCTTCATCCATTCCCTGGAGCCGCTCAATCCCCAGGGGCTCGCAACCCACAAGCACCCCTACATCTACGACCCGAAGGTGAACTGGCGCGCGGGGGAGATCGCCGAGCGGCAGGTGGGCGGGTACGACATGGCGCGCCGGCTGGAAGACATCCGCGCGGAGCGCATCGACAAGGAGATCATCTTTCCCACCGGCATCAGCATCGCCACGCAGAACCAGGGCCGGCTCGGCGCCGCGGTGGCGCGGGCGTTCAACGACTGGGTGGCGAACCTTGTCAAGGGCTACGAGGACACGTTCCTGCCTTGTGCCATGGCCCCGGCGGGCTGCCCGGAAGCGATGCCCGACGAGGTGACGCGCTGCGTCAAGGAGCTGGGCTTCAAGGCCACCCATCTGGTGCCGTACGTGGGTTCGAGGAACGTGGACGACCCGATCTTCTATCCGTACTACGAGACGGTCCAGGATCTCGGTGTCCCGCTTTTCTGCCACCCCAACAGCAACGGCGACCTCACCGACCGGTTCGACAATTTCTACAAGACGCACGTGCTGGGACGGGTCATGAACT contains:
- a CDS encoding amidohydrolase family protein, with amino-acid sequence MIIDLDSHLREGYFMDEVYRLDEPFAQFTPRKANDQGRSHGTRFIHSLEPLNPQGLATHKHPYIYDPKVNWRAGEIAERQVGGYDMARRLEDIRAERIDKEIIFPTGISIATQNQGRLGAAVARAFNDWVANLVKGYEDTFLPCAMAPAGCPEAMPDEVTRCVKELGFKATHLVPYVGSRNVDDPIFYPYYETVQDLGVPLFCHPNSNGDLTDRFDNFYKTHVLGRVMNCTAALVALVLGGVFEKFPRLKVVFFECSAEWILFWMHRMDDDYEWAKDFSQLTGHLSMAPSEYIKRNCYVTCEADERDLATPIKELGEDRIFLATDYPHFDSEYPHTVSGIEERSDITDSQKARILGENAEELLNL